Part of the Osmerus eperlanus chromosome 22, fOsmEpe2.1, whole genome shotgun sequence genome, cataattcacaaacaaacGTAACGCAATTCACAAATATATTTTGTAATTCACAAATAAAGGTCACGAGATTCAAGATCTTTGAgcccattacatttgtttgcaacctgacgAACACCAGTTACAAATCCCTGGATTTCTTTAACTTTCCTGACGCGCTTAGATTCAGAAATGCAATTTTTCTAAAAGATATTCTCTGCAGCCCATCAGATGTCTCTTCcaattttagccaatcacattAGCGTGTCTATGTGGACTACAAAAACCTGCCATAAGGGGCAATGTCGCCTAGAAGCATGTAGATGAAATATTGCTTGTTAATCTTATTAAACCGATTATCATACGTGATTGAATATTCTTGATAATGGCAGGATCCATGTTTAGTCATTTTAAGTGTTTCCTCGGCTAACGTTTAACAAGctagctgtgattggctaaaattggaagagatatctgataggctgcagagaatatcttttagaaaaaaaatgtatttgtgaatcTGAGCGCGTCAGTAAAGTTACaaaaatccacacacaaatgcaaggatttgtaactcgtgttcgtcaggttgcaaataaatgtaggcctactggggTCAAAGATgttgaatcgcgttacatttgttggtgaattatgaaactaatctaactccatagTAACTATGTATTATCtaaagacaaacaaacataaCTACACGTTTAGTATCATTAGAAAACAACTTGCCCTTTTGCTCTCTGATGGTTGCAGAAGCCTGTTAACGTTGAACTAATTCCTAACTAAGTCCTAGATAGCTTATAGGTACGAAACATGTCAGCTTCTAACATGCATTTGGATACAGTAGCTGGTTAGCACACAGACGAACCCATAACTTTACCGCTGTTTCATAGGCATTCATGTTTGCTGGTTGAGATTTATGGACCCAATTAAAACATATCTGAAACCGAATATGGCTACCGGGGAGTTAACCAACACGGGACTTTAAATTCCCCGATGAATATGTTAGTTATTCGTCGGGGAATATAAAGCGTAGCGATAGTATCGCTACAGTACGCTAGCTAGCAAACGGAGAAATCGAATAGTTTAGTTAGTCCAGCACACACCATTGGAGTTACTTACGTCGTTGTGCTGCATTTTCAAATCCTTTTCAACGTGTCGTTGACGGCTTCTCGGCTGTTTCAACTGTCGATAAAATAACAAAATATAAATTGTAATGAAATATCTATTTTAGGTTTTGAGTCAGTGAAGCCACGACATGACATCAAGAACGCCGACATTTTTTTTTGGAGTGCCACAATTTTTCTTCTGAGGGTAAACTACGGCACATTACAGCCAATGATGGATTATCGCCACCTAGTGTTGGGCGGCCTAAGTGTTCCATAACCTCAAAAATACATATTGCTATCTTACTACTTTCTACATTACTGCTTTACCACTGGCACCTGTTGATTTACTGTGGTGTTGAAATGCAACCAAATACGCGATCAAATAAAACATACTATTGCGTGGTGTTCCAtccatatttatatattttttacactATATTTTCTACAGTTGACCAGCAATTGCAGCAAAAAACAATATAACAGCATTTACGTATACAGTATACAGATAGTTTTTCTATAGTGATATACAAGTTTATAAAGGGGAAAGTGATTTACACCAAAGGCACTTCCTCATATTtcctacttttttttttacagttcaaATCATCATTTGCTTATTGTTTTTTTATGGGATGTTCAATTTCCTCTTCTTCAAAGTCCACATATCCATACATCTTATCAGCAGTTGTGAACAAGTCAACAGTGCGATCACAATGCTCCGAtttatctcgagccacagttcaaATGTTCGAGCGTCCTCTTGCTGCCAAAGTACCGTGGAGGTGAACAAGCAGGATATGATGTCACAACTTCCAGGTACTTCCACTTCCAGAGTGAAAGGCACAATATCCTCGTTAGACGTTCTGAACTGAGCAAAACACTTGACATTCGCATCTCAAAAAAGAGCTAAAAGCAACACTTCCTTACAAACTTCCTCTTTAAGGCTTTTTTTTTACACTGCACTTGCCAATGTGTAGTATCACAGCTCACCACAAAACCACCAACAAATGAGCCACTGGGCTTCAGTCTGTTTCATTCCTCTCCAGCTGTCATACAGTCTCAAAAATCTAAAAGTCTGGACAAAAAACATGACTCAATTAAAATGTTAGGAAATGACAAAACAGCGGGCCTACGACTACAAATGTCTGCAGTCCCTCATAAACATCTAAAGAATACGGTACGGTACAATTATTCCCCACCACTCGGTTCTATAAGCAGTTTCCGTTGTTCTGGCTTGCAGGGATACAGAGATTCAGGTTGGGGACCCTCCGGTAGACAAAGTGAAACGTCTGCACATGGGGGCGGCTATGGACCTCCGCTTTGATTCGCTGAGGGTGAGTGTCTGGCGCCAGCTGCTGGCTCGTTTCCTCGGTGACCAGAAACAGGGCGTGGTTTTCGGGGTCGGGGACTTTGAACTTGTAGGCGCAAAGAGAGCAGACTTCTTCTGTGGTGGAGTAAGGGTGAACCTGCAGGGTCTTGGCGGTGCAGCCCGAATCTACTTCCTGCAAGGCCACGCGTAGGTAGTTCTGTGGGAGAGGACGTTCCCGGCAGAGTGGCAGTCAGTGAACGTGATACTCGCTCGTAAACAGGAACAAAATCACACGTAAAAGCACAACATCCACATTTCTACGCACCATTTAGTGTACATAAATAACACAAGGCCATGCAACTGATTGATAAATCCCCATGCGTGATTAGGCAAGTAGGGAGATGAAGAAGAAACTCCCCCACAGACACATCGAGGAAGGTAGGCTGGAGGGTCAAGGAGACAGACGAAGAAGAGAGATGCGTATATGAAGAACAGAGCGGGTTTATTGGTGGAAATGAACtggtcttcttctctctccctccaagggGCAGTACTGACCGATCAACATGACAACGGCCCATTTTGGAATGGAAGAATGACATGAGATAATCTAAATAAACAAGTCTGGCAAATGTATGGCCTTCTCACTGGTTTGGTTCTATAGAGCAGTTTTtgttaaaaaaattaataataaaTTAACTGCCTGTTCACACATGAACGCAACAACTAAAtggtttttttttaatacaggTAGGAAACCCATAGAAAACAAGGATTTTTACCTAAATACATAGAAACACGACGAAATACACAGACAGTTAACTGAATCTATACACAATCAGAGGCACAAAACACATGCATAGCCATGAAGACAGACAAGCACGGACAGGGATTTGCAGAAGGTAAACATGCAGGGCGACAGAACCCCAAGCAGGGATGACCTCAAGACACTTACACAGCACAGAACCCAGAAGGCACCCAGAGTATTTCTCTTATACATCTCATGACATTCCAATTGAGGTGCTTTCCATATCCTGCATGCAGGGGGTAGGgcaggcggagggggagggggggaggtgcgtGGGTGTGATTCAAggagtggggggcgggggggggggcggcagagATCGGATGACTCACTACCTGGGGACGGGGGGGTCAggttgtgggggggagggtcaaCTGTGGGTCAGGTCAGGTGGCGATACCTGGAAGTCGTCTACAGAGGGCGCTGTGCGCTGGGCCGTACGGCGGCGGTGCCACTGGTGCAGCGTGTCCCTGGCCTCTGAGCTGAGCACGCGGGCCGCCTGCTCCTCCTGGAAGTTCTTTATGAGCGCCATGGCTCCGTACGCACTGGTCAGGTAGTAGCCCCCTGGAGAccggggaagaggggggggggttaggtggggtggagggttaggTATGAAAATTAACAATAGTGCAGGGATTGACAAGCATTTCAACGACCTACCTAGGGACATAGACCTTCATAGATTCACATACTGTACGAGCACTCACGACACACATGaggcactcacacacgcgcacgtacGCTGGAAAAAATGCCACGGTGAGACCCCACCCTAAACAGCAGAACCCAGCCCTGAGAAACACATTCCAGCATAGTCCAACAACCTTCCTGTGGAACACCACCAAATGTTCctcaacatggattacacaacAGTCTGGCTTCCCTGCCTGACCCCATCTGGCTTTCTCCCTAGATGGCTTCATTCAACTATTCAAGGTTGTGCGAGTTCACGTGGAGATTGCttggttttttcttcttctttgacaAAGAAGACAATGATGTGCTTTGCTTGTGAGTGAGCATGCTTCTTGGAGTGGGATAGTAAGGCTTTGTGTAGGAGTGAAGACAcaggggctattggatgaaacgGCTCGGACGTTCTATCGGGCCAGGTTAAATGTTGATGAAGGATGCCGTGATAACATGGACTGTGCCTGTACTGTATGAAAGGGAATATTCATCCATTTATCTCTGGCCTTTACACAGGAAGTGGGAGACATGCAGGGTTCACTCCTCATACTGTGGAGCTCGTGTTTCTTCTGcgtgtatgtgtacagtatgtgtgtgtatgtggtccttgtgtgtctgtcaattgtgtgcgtgtgtaagtgtgtgtgtgcatacatgtgtgtgtgtgtgtgtgtgtgcatacatgtgtgtgtgtatacatgtgtgtgtgtgtgcctaccctCTCCGTGCAGGAGAGAAGGATCCAGAAGCTCCATCATGTAGAGGATCTCGGTGTCCAGCTGGGGCATGTCACACTGAGCCAGCACATAGGTCAGCATGGGCAGGAAGTGATCCGCCCCGTACATCCTACCTggaagaccaacacacacacacacacccacacccacacacacaaaatgagtTGAAGGTAAGGTTTGGGAGTTTCTCAGATCAGAGAGAAGCGAGattgcaacacacacagacaaacaacacacacacacacaaagcgttCCTATACCTGAGTTGTCCTGCATGATGGTGTAGATGAGCTTGCAGAccctcagcagcagcagcaccttCTTCTCGGGGGAGTACATCTTCCGCAGGTTCAGGAACTTGTGGCGGATCTTCTCCACGGCCACCGGGTCGGGAGGGACGGCCCCCTCCACGCCCAGGTCCTCGGGCTGCCGAGCCTTGGCCAGGGCCAGGTTCTCTCTGAGCTGCTGCCAGGCTCCACTGctcacctgggggaggggaggggagaggagaggggaggcgaaGGAAGGTACAGAGGAGACGAGTGAataagtgaggaggggagaggagagggggaaggagggtacagaggagaggagtgaataagtgaggaggggagagcagaggggaaggagggtacagaggagaggagtgaataagtgaggaggggagagcagaggggaaggagggtacagaggagaggagtgaataagtgaggaggggagagcagaggggaaggagggtacagaggagaggagtgaataAGTGAGGtaaagtgaggagaggagaggggaagagaaaagaagagagaagacgagaagagtagaggagagcagaggagagcagagaggagacacgaggagaggtgaagataggagcgggggggggggagagagctcaCCTGGAAGTCATGGAGGGCCACCTCCACCACCGTCTTCAGAGGCTTCAACACACACTTGTGCATGGCCTTCTCTAGGACCTGGTCTGGAGAAGGAGACACACCGTTACTAGCACACACCTTTCAAATATTCCACATATTGGCAGCGACCAAATACTTTTTTACACGGTTCTAAAGACATAAATTCCTCTCTTGGTAATAATCCAACCAATGAAACGATCGAAGTAACCACTTTAGTTCCACTGTAAATGTTTAACGATGAAAGACTTTGCTTGGCCTAGCAACAGTTTAGCCATACACAAGCCTTTTATTGAACCCTTCCTCATAACCCTAACATAAAGACACAATTCTACACCCCAAATGTAACTACCATAGTTTCAACACTATCCTATGACTATAAATCATCTGAACGTGTGTTCAGCTCAAAGGCACTGCAGTTGCAAAAGGAACTGTGAGTTCACATTCTTtacgtgtgtgttcatgggaCCAACCTACTCCTCCTCTGACATCAAACCGTCACACATGAGTGTTCTCCAGGCTAGctctgggggctgggggtgggggggctgggtggttcTTCCCCGCTACACATTGGTAAATAAATAGGATTGGACTCCCGCGCTGGGCGACTGTTTATGTACACTTGAGTGCTGCGGAAGCTACTCTTTGTTATCTGGACCTGAGGGAAGTACAGGGGTtagaaatcacacacacacacacacacgcacacacgcacatgaatGCAATACGGAAACACacccagacatacagacagagacatactacacacacacttcctcactGCAAATTTCCTGTCTCCCCACAGTCTCCTTTGTAGAATGAGCTATGTTTGTTATTGTGCCTTTCAGCCATTGTAAAGCAGTTAGGTTGGCTCATGATGAGTATAAGGGATGCTAGTGACAGCTTTTACTGAAGACCATAACACCAAGGCAGGACGAGAATCAGAGTTCAAGATTAAATAATGtcttatacacgcacacaatatAGGTCTCACAATACCccccccacgcacgcacacacagagtgagAACTCAGCCAACATATTACTGCCATGTTTTGCAGACCTGCAAGGATGGCTCTTCCTTCACCATGACATCCTTCCTCCACGAGTCAAGCAGTGGAACACACTCCAACCCAGAACTCAGCCCTGCTTCCCTTCAGGAGAATgatcacactctctgtctctctgtctctctgtctctctgtctctctgtctctctgtctctctgtctctctgtctctctctctctctctctctctctctctctctctctctctctctctctctctctctctctctctctctctctcctctctctctctctctctctctctctctctctctctctctctctctctctctctctctctctctctctctctctctctctctctatatatatatatatatatatatatatattctttgtctctctctcctatcccttGAATTACAGTACCAGTCCTGACAGCTTGTAATTTAAAAATTTAAACCATAAAATAAAGATAGATTAACCGCCCTTATCTTGATTACATCTCTGGTTACACAACACAGTACAATAAAACAGATTAGAACTGCAGTGGGACTACTATATCACCTCCAGGATGATGTTCTTTCACTATGTTCCTATGTTCCTGTTTCTAGGCCTAAATTCCAGTGGATTTCAAGACATAAATAATGCGTGTTGGAGTGTAGGCTCACTTCTCTATTCTTTGTCAGCATATGCTGTGGGTCGACGCTTGACGTCAACTCGCAGTCTGCtcgccttcacacacacgcaactaCTGGGCCTGAACTGCTCTGTAGGCACAATGGGTGAACCCACAGACGCAACACATTCGAGCCTGTGGTTTCAAATGAAAGCATGTTTGGTGTTTAAAGACAGGTCTTTGTGTGTTTAATCCAATAGCTGTGGCCTTTGAGAGGGATGGATAGTGTGAATATGGTGTCTCCTTAGTAGGAATATGAACGTTAGTGATCTCTGTTGCTTTATATTTGCACagcttgtttgtctgtttggcATACTGTAAAGTGTAGTTGTAATCATGTAGACTACTTAGTGTGGCCTGTGCTTTGTTTGCAAAGCAAAAGAAACAACTGTCTGCTCCTATTTATCACATACGCGCATGcgcacacattacatttacatttagtcatttagcagacgctcttatccagagcggcttacagtaagtacagggacattccccccaaggcaagtagggtgaagtgccttgcccaaggacacaacgtcagttggcatgaccgggaatcgaactggcaaccttcggattactagcccgattccctcaccgctcagccgacTCCACTGACACGTACAGCACACACAgatttgcaaacacacacagagacacagaacaaGGCCCTGCTATTGTTGTTTACAAAGAACAAGGGGGATAGAAACGTGTGCAAAGTTGGAGATGAATATTCACGCGAACACGCCCTTCTGAGACCATCTACATGAGACGTCCTTTTGACTGGCTTGGTGTGTCAACAAACATTGCACCGACGTGAACTCATATCCTCACTTGAGCCAATTTGACAAGCTGCAAACCACAAACATAACAGGCCAGTGTTGAATTGGATTCTTCTACATTTCAAATGGAATATATTTGGTATTTTCTACATTTAATCGAACCGTTTTGTCCCTGGTCTTGATTTTCTCGGCAGTACTGCCGTTGTACATGAGGCAGCAATATGCCAGTGCCACCAGACTGTGAACCCATGCCATGCCAGTTTAGAATAGCTTCCTGAAACCTGATGCTAGTCTCTATACCTACTCTGCTGCTAACAGAGACTCATTGGCTAACTCATTTAGATGGGATTTAAAAGTGTTTCAGCGGAGTCCTGTATCTGCTGTCTAAGAGCAAGCATTAGATCATTGAGGGGAAACATTTCACATATTTGGGGTAATTCCCCAACTACAAGTACTGTAAGTGGGCGAAGTAGTCACTCTGTACACTGATATCTGGATTACTTCTCTATTATAGTCCTGCATTTGACAGATGTGGAAACTAGAAGAGGCTAATTAATGACGACATGAGACAACCACCACCAATGCATGGGCTGACAGACAGATTTATGTACAAACACGTCGCTGTCCTGAAAAAACGTGTGCATGCAAGCACACGCATTTGtacgtacgcacacacgcaaaaaaggactgtacaaacacaatgtgagaaccaaacacacacagaaccaaacacacacacactcaccaatctGGTCCTCGGGTATGAGGGACTCGATGGGGGGGTCCAGTTCGGAGCTCTGCCTCAGGTAGGCCTTCATCTGGGTGAGGAACTGTCTGAGGGTCTGCAGCAGGTCCAGACCCGACGTGTGGCAGCCCCGGTTCTCCAGGACGAAGCTGATGTAATCCTGGACCAAGCAGCCGAAGTACGAGCTCTTATCCCTGGACAGCTCGGCTATCCGCTTCACGGCGCGCCTCTCCGGCGTCATCAGCGAGCTGAACACGCCGCTCACCTTCCGGAAGTGTCCCTTGAGCGCCcgggggaggatgaaggagcCGCCGCTGAGCCCCGCCCCCACGCCTCTCCTCCTGGCCTTGAAGGGCGGGCGCATGTCCCTCCCCAGGTCGTTGTCCTCCAGACCCACCCcgtagtcctcctcctcctcctcgtcctcctcctcgtcctcgctgCTGTCTTCCCGCCGGGGGGCGCGGGGCCGGCGGTGGGCGGGGCTAGGGGGCAGGCCCAGGGAGAAACGGGGCGACCGGCTGAAGTCAAGGGagtcggaggaggaggtggacatGCTCTCGTCGCTGAGGCCCTGGCGTCCCGGCCGGGGCTTGTCCGGGGGGCTCCCGGCGCCTTCCCCCGGCCccgggggggcggggcagggcaagGGAGGCGGAGCCTGGCACGGAGGCAGCTTGGCGCGGGACAGCGCCTCGGCGATTGTGTCGTCGTCGAGGGCGATGTGGCAGCGGTGGGCGTCGATGTCGGGCTTCTTGGGCCGAGGCGGAGGGGCGTTCTGGGGGACCGGGATGGGCGCGCTCGTTTTGTTCGCCGGCACGCCGCCGTGCTTGGCGCCCATCGGGCCCTTCTGGCGGGGGGGGCGGTCGCTGCTGGCGAGGGAGGGGCTGTCTGGCGAGGGGGACGGCGACAGCGGTCCCGGGCATGCTCCCGGTCCTAtggacgggggggggagggggccggcGGAGGAACAGGCGCGGGGGCGGAGGGCGCGGGGGAGGGGTGCGGGACTTCGCCTTCACTCGCGCGGTCGGGGCGTCCCCGGCTCGCCCGCCGCCGGGCAGCGAGGGCGACGGGGGAGGCGGGTCCGGGCGGCGGTGCgtctggaggaagagggggttgACGAAGCACAGCGCCCCGCCGGGCTGGCTCCTCTCCCGGcgggagggcgaggaggggggaagagggcggGAGCGGAGGGTAGGGGGGGCACTGTCGTGACGGGGGCCGCTCGGTCTGGGTGCCTCCCGCccgtctctctggcctctctggggGCTGAGAGTCCGGCtcagagggcggggggggggagggggaggaagagcggCGCTGGCTGCCCAGGGCAGAGTCCCAGAAACctgtgacagacacacacacacagcacacacacacacaacagagagGACGTAGAGAATTATTAACTTGTATACATTCAAAAACATATCCCATAACCCTCTAATCTTGAGCAGGAAACACGTATTTACAAAAAAATAAACCCCAAAATAAACCCAATGCACAAACAGCCTACATATAAAAACAGCCTACATATAAATACAGGTACTAAGTCCTACAATAAGTACGACACAGCTCACTATAAAAGGAATCAATTCATGTATTTTACTTACGTGattcttaatctctctctctctctttctgtatttcGGTTTTTCTCTTTCGGGatttctgtctgtatctctctgtctggctctttctatccctctgtctggctctttctatctctctgtctggctctttctatctctctgtccggCTCTGCTTGAATCTTGAAAGTGGCATAGATCTGGCGTGTTCACTGATTTTCCTAGAGCTCTGATTCACAGTGAAgccgacacagacacacacccagatcctgcgaggaaaggagggaggggtggactcACAGCACTGGACACACCACCAGACAGCTCCTCCCCCTTTTCCCttagctcctcctcctgtgtgCTGGCCGgagttcctcttctctctctctctctctctctctctctctctctgtctctctctctctctctctctgtctctctctctttgtctctctaccAATCTGATCTTTGTCTGAGTTTCTTTGAGTTGACAACATTTGTTTCATTTCTGATAGTCGCTTCACTTTCACTTGTACTGAATCATCACTCCTGTTTGAGGCACCGTGTTGACTGTACACAGGATACCGAAACATGATCATCTCAATAAAATACATTAAAGGTGATTCTAAAACACGTGTACCGGATTTGATTGGCAGCACAATCTAATATGACACACACATCGTGGAGGATAGAGGCATCTAGTAGGGCTGTGGTTCAAATGTCTTTGAATAGCCTGCTGCCTGGGGCCTGAAAAAGCCTGAGGTATTCACACTGTCCCTGGAGTGAGACACCAGCTGACTGGAGCTAAGCTGAGACAGCCAGCCTCGTCCTGATCTCTACCCCACCTACAGTTCACTCATCCCGGACTGGATTCAGCAGACACTTCCAGAAGGAAAAGCCTGAATCTCCAGTTAGTTATTGTTAAATTACTGCTGTGGTTTCTTGCTCGTCTCCGGACTCAGTTATTCAAAGTTACAGATACAGTTGGACCTTCACTCTTCAGAGTGAACAAACTCCACCCAACTAAGAAAACAGCTGATTTTACGAATCCAGGGGAGTGTGTTCATTACAGAGCAAGACCTAAGATTTTGAGCTAATAATTGAACCATTATTTCTGTTTAATTTATGGGTTCTGTGTCAAAACACATGATTAACCAAGTTGCACGGACTTAGCTGTGCCACAGTCAACTGCCCT contains:
- the LOC134008654 gene encoding LOW QUALITY PROTEIN: ras and Rab interactor 2-like (The sequence of the model RefSeq protein was modified relative to this genomic sequence to represent the inferred CDS: deleted 2 bases in 2 codons), with the translated sequence MASRTPPSTTSRTPPSTTSRTPPSHMDRSGSYFKLIDTFALEIGELTQEMVQTSPLADPHQDPLVLQGLEGEVSGVYVQSPACVAAGGERDSGYDSLRRRMSVLDRLTQTHPVWLLLAFSEEEAARVLLQQPPGVFVVRKSLTLQRKVLSVRMSRDTAGPPLTHYPIRDSQYTFSLEQSGISFADLFRLVAFYCISRDVLPFTLQLPEAIAFAKTQKDLEEVAQLGAGFWDSALGSQRRSSSPPPPRPLSRTLSPQRGQRDGREAPRPSGPRHDSAPPTLRSRPLPPSSPSRRERSQPGGALCFVNPLFLQTHRRPDPPPPSPSLPGGGRAGDAPTARVKAKSRTPPPRPPPPRLFLRRPPPPPVHRTGSMPGTAVAVPLARQPLPASSDRPPRQKGPMGAKHGGVPANKTSAPIPVPQNAPPPRPKKPDIDAHRCHIALDDDTIAEALSRAKLPPCQAPPPLPCPAPPGPGEGAGSPPDKPRPGRQGLSDESMSTSSSDSLDFSRSPRFSLGLPPSPAHRRPRAPRREDSSEDEEEDEEEEEDYGVGLEDNDLGRDMRPPFKARRRGVGAGLSGGSFILPRALKGHFRKVSGVFSSLMTPERRAVKRIAELSRDKSSYFGCLVQDYISFVLENRGCHTSGLDLLQTLRQFLTQMKAYLRQSSELDPPIESLIPEDQIDQVLEKAMHKCVLKPLKTVVEVALHDFQVSSGAWQQLRENLALAKARQPEDLGVEGAVPPDPVAVEKIRHKFLNLRKMYSPEKKVLLLLRVCKLIYTIMQDNSGRMYGADHFLPMLTYVLAQCDMPQLDTEILYMMELLDPSLLHGEGGYYLTSAYGAMALIKNFQEEQAARVLSSEARDTLHQWHRRRTAQRTAPSVDDFQNYLRVALQEVDSGCTAKTLQVHPYSTTEEVCSLCAYKFKVPDPENHALFLVTEETSQQLAPDTHPQRIKAEVHSRPHVQTFHFVYRRVPNLNLCIPASQNNGNCL